One Actinospica robiniae DSM 44927 genomic region harbors:
- a CDS encoding YybH family protein has translation MPESTAKSIAEPTAFVRAYEQATNSHDLTRLAPLIAPDAVYWFSDGSHHGRDAVLAAIAETFATIHNEVYRIDDLEWITVGHGHAVCRYRFTWTGTVDGRPKSGTGRGTNVLVNTEGTWLMLHEHLSA, from the coding sequence ATGCCCGAGTCCACGGCCAAGTCCATCGCCGAGCCCACCGCGTTCGTCCGCGCCTATGAGCAGGCCACGAACAGCCACGACCTCACCCGGCTCGCGCCGCTGATCGCCCCCGACGCCGTCTACTGGTTCTCCGACGGATCACACCACGGCCGTGACGCCGTTCTAGCCGCCATCGCCGAGACCTTCGCCACCATTCACAACGAGGTCTACCGGATCGACGACCTGGAGTGGATCACAGTCGGCCATGGCCACGCGGTCTGCCGCTATCGCTTCACCTGGACCGGCACCGTCGACGGAAGACCGAAGTCAGGCACCGGCCGAGGAACCAACGTGCTCGTCAACACCGAGGGCACCTGGCTGATGCTCCACGAGCACCTCAGTGCATGA
- a CDS encoding nuclear transport factor 2 family protein, translating into MSQNPKIEAINRFFAAYATYDLEGMRAVLTDDIAWTIPGHHPLAGTKHGVEEVAAFFTQLGKAGFQAEPIFLEANDEYVVDIHRGYTTEGVGQVDTMWALVWHFNAEGKIDRVLNLSGDQHQMDAFVWANYDLAPLPARLA; encoded by the coding sequence ATGAGCCAGAACCCGAAGATCGAGGCCATCAACCGCTTCTTCGCCGCCTACGCCACCTACGACCTCGAGGGCATGCGCGCGGTGCTCACCGACGACATCGCCTGGACGATCCCCGGCCACCACCCGCTCGCGGGCACCAAGCACGGCGTCGAGGAGGTAGCCGCCTTCTTCACGCAACTGGGCAAGGCCGGCTTCCAGGCCGAGCCGATCTTCCTGGAGGCCAACGACGAATACGTGGTCGACATCCACCGTGGGTACACCACCGAGGGCGTGGGCCAGGTCGACACGATGTGGGCGCTGGTGTGGCACTTCAACGCCGAGGGCAAGATCGACCGGGTGCTGAACCTGTCGGGCGACCAGCACCAGATGGACGCCTTCGTCTGGGCCAACTACGACCTCGCCCCCCTGCCCGCGCGCCTGGCCTGA
- a CDS encoding LysR family transcriptional regulator has translation MDVDTRLLRYFVAVAEEGNLTRAAERLYLSQPALTKQIKQLEAQLGTILFTRSKAGMRTTEAGEALAARVPAALAELDSALRASTAAASRAARVLRVGFVASAANERTQEIIAAFARRRPGWRVEMRQSDWSDPTAGLADGRVDVALVRLPFPGQEALHVEVLLTEPRWVALPDTHPLAEQPEIEFRALWDEPFIATPAESGWWREYWLATDERDGRPVRIGAVAHNPDEWLAAIANGYGVSLTPEATARFYQRPGVAYRPVRGVSPSQVGVAWPAANDHDPATRDFIHGCRAIRTIAE, from the coding sequence ATGGATGTGGACACCCGCCTGCTGCGCTACTTCGTCGCCGTCGCGGAGGAAGGCAACCTCACCCGGGCCGCCGAGCGGCTCTACCTCTCTCAACCCGCGCTGACCAAGCAGATCAAGCAACTGGAGGCGCAGCTCGGCACGATTCTCTTCACTCGTTCCAAAGCCGGAATGAGGACCACCGAGGCCGGCGAGGCGCTCGCGGCGCGGGTGCCCGCCGCTCTCGCCGAGCTCGACTCCGCTCTGCGTGCGAGCACGGCCGCGGCCTCGCGGGCCGCGCGGGTGCTTCGGGTCGGGTTCGTCGCTTCTGCCGCCAACGAACGGACCCAGGAGATCATCGCCGCCTTCGCCCGCCGCCGGCCCGGCTGGCGCGTGGAGATGCGTCAGAGCGACTGGTCCGATCCCACTGCGGGGCTCGCCGACGGCCGCGTCGATGTCGCGCTGGTACGTCTGCCCTTCCCTGGGCAGGAGGCGCTCCACGTCGAGGTCCTGTTGACCGAGCCGCGCTGGGTCGCTCTGCCGGACACCCACCCGCTGGCCGAGCAGCCCGAGATCGAGTTCCGGGCGCTGTGGGATGAGCCGTTCATCGCCACGCCGGCCGAATCCGGCTGGTGGCGTGAGTACTGGCTCGCCACCGACGAGCGCGACGGCCGTCCCGTGCGGATCGGCGCCGTCGCCCACAACCCCGATGAGTGGCTCGCCGCGATCGCCAACGGCTACGGCGTAAGCCTTACGCCCGAAGCCACCGCACGCTTCTATCAACGGCCCGGCGTGGCTTACCGGCCGGTGCGCGGCGTCAGCCCCAGCCAGGTCGGCGTCGCCTGGCCTGCTGCGAACGACCACGACCCGGCTACGCGCGACTTCATCCACGGCTGCCGAGCCATACGCACGATTGCCGAGTGA
- a CDS encoding nuclear transport factor 2 family protein, giving the protein MSDTTTLLPVLAEHVRAVNAFDTDAILATFADDAFVNDARREFRGAEAIRRWAAKELVGDKVTLDVTEVVDHYGDQIVRARYDGEYDKTNLPGELIMTNYFTVCDSKITSLIVIRNQPAY; this is encoded by the coding sequence ATGTCTGACACCACCACGCTGCTGCCGGTCCTGGCCGAGCACGTCCGCGCCGTCAACGCCTTCGACACCGACGCGATCCTCGCCACCTTCGCCGACGACGCCTTCGTCAACGACGCCCGCCGCGAGTTCCGCGGCGCCGAGGCCATCCGCCGCTGGGCGGCCAAGGAACTGGTCGGAGACAAGGTCACGCTCGATGTGACCGAGGTCGTGGACCACTACGGCGACCAGATCGTGCGGGCGCGCTATGACGGCGAGTACGACAAGACGAACTTGCCCGGCGAGCTGATCATGACCAACTACTTCACCGTGTGCGACAGCAAGATCACCTCGCTGATCGTCATCCGCAACCAGCCCGCTTACTGA